A region from the Rhodamnia argentea isolate NSW1041297 chromosome 7, ASM2092103v1, whole genome shotgun sequence genome encodes:
- the LOC115745878 gene encoding heavy metal-associated isoprenylated plant protein 3-like isoform X2 has protein sequence MGEQKDGGQNDGDKKKKAAEAGATVVLKMDLHCDGCAKKVKRTVKHFDGVEDVKIDSVANKITVTGKVDPTKLRERLEEKTQKKVELVSHSASPSPPSQQPKGGGGSAEKKPESKKADESKKKKKVEGEKPKESTVVLKIGLHCAGCIKKIKKIVAKVKGVESVTVEEAKDLVILKGTMEVNGLAPYLKDKLKRNVEVAPPKKEEAATDGGEKKDGGNGGKKEEGKKGESNVVNVEVNKMQYGGYPEPPPPSYWNYPPMYGAGPSYITQPFQSHHVDSYYGGGYPIQAHAIPVNDGYVMDHRVHAPQMFSDENPNGCSIM, from the exons ATGGGCGAG CAAAAGGACGGCGGCCAGAACGACGgcgacaagaagaagaaggcagcGGAGGCCGGCGCCACCGTGGTGCTGAAGATGGACTTGCATTGCGACGGATGCGCCAAGAAAGTCAAGCGAACCGTCAAGCACTTCGACG GCGTTGAAGACGTGAAAATCGACAGTGTGGCCAACAAGATAACGGTTACCGGCAAAGTGGACCCCACCAAGCTACGCGAGCGCCTGGAGGAGAAGACCCAGAAGAAGGTCGAGCTCGTCTCTCACTCCGCTTCTCCCTCGCCGCCGTCGCAGCAGCCcaagggcggcggcggcagcgccGAGAAGAAACCTGAAAGCAAGAAAGCCGACGAgagtaaaaagaagaagaaggttgaaGGCGAGAAGCCCAAAGAG AGCACAGTGGTGCTGAAGATCGGCTTGCACTGTGCCGGGTGCAtcaagaagataaagaagatcGTGGCCAAGGTCAAAG GAGTGGAATCCGTGACCGTAGAGGAAGCCAAAGATCTAGTCATACTGAAAGGCACGATGGAGGTGAATGGGCTCGCGCCATACCTGAAAGACAAGCTCAAGCGGAACGTGGAAGTGGCCCCACCCAAGAAGGAAGAAGCTGCGACCGAC GGCGGAGAGAAGAAGGACGGCGGCAACGGCgggaagaaggaagagggaaaGAAGGGGGAAAGCAATGTGGTCAACGTGGAGGTGAACAAAATGCAATACGGTGGGTATCCAGAGCCACCGCCGCCGTCGTATTGGAATTACCCACCGATGTATGGCGCCGGGCCCAGCTACATCACTCAGCCTTTCCAGAGCCACCACGTGGATTCATATTATGGAGGAGGGTACCCTATTCAAGCGCACGCGATTCCTGTGAACGATGGTTACGTGATGGATCATCGCGTGCACGCACCACAGATGTTTAGCGACGAGAATCCTAATGGATGTTCCATCATGTGA
- the LOC115745878 gene encoding heavy metal-associated isoprenylated plant protein 6-like isoform X3, producing MDLHCDGCAKKVKRTVKHFDGVEDVKIDSVANKITVTGKVDPTKLRERLEEKTQKKVELVSHSASPSPPSQQPKGGGGSAEKKPESKKADESKKKKKVEGEKPKESTVVLKIGLHCAGCIKKIKKIVAKVKGVESVTVEEAKDLVILKGTMEVNGLAPYLKDKLKRNVEVAPPKKEEAATDKKDKPASAGSGGGEKKDGGNGGKKEEGKKGESNVVNVEVNKMQYGGYPEPPPPSYWNYPPMYGAGPSYITQPFQSHHVDSYYGGGYPIQAHAIPVNDGYVMDHRVHAPQMFSDENPNGCSIM from the exons ATGGACTTGCATTGCGACGGATGCGCCAAGAAAGTCAAGCGAACCGTCAAGCACTTCGACG GCGTTGAAGACGTGAAAATCGACAGTGTGGCCAACAAGATAACGGTTACCGGCAAAGTGGACCCCACCAAGCTACGCGAGCGCCTGGAGGAGAAGACCCAGAAGAAGGTCGAGCTCGTCTCTCACTCCGCTTCTCCCTCGCCGCCGTCGCAGCAGCCcaagggcggcggcggcagcgccGAGAAGAAACCTGAAAGCAAGAAAGCCGACGAgagtaaaaagaagaagaaggttgaaGGCGAGAAGCCCAAAGAG AGCACAGTGGTGCTGAAGATCGGCTTGCACTGTGCCGGGTGCAtcaagaagataaagaagatcGTGGCCAAGGTCAAAG GAGTGGAATCCGTGACCGTAGAGGAAGCCAAAGATCTAGTCATACTGAAAGGCACGATGGAGGTGAATGGGCTCGCGCCATACCTGAAAGACAAGCTCAAGCGGAACGTGGAAGTGGCCCCACCCAAGAAGGAAGAAGCTGCGACCGACAAGAAGGACAAGCCCGCCTCCGCTGGCAGTGGAGGCGGAGAGAAGAAGGACGGCGGCAACGGCgggaagaaggaagagggaaaGAAGGGGGAAAGCAATGTGGTCAACGTGGAGGTGAACAAAATGCAATACGGTGGGTATCCAGAGCCACCGCCGCCGTCGTATTGGAATTACCCACCGATGTATGGCGCCGGGCCCAGCTACATCACTCAGCCTTTCCAGAGCCACCACGTGGATTCATATTATGGAGGAGGGTACCCTATTCAAGCGCACGCGATTCCTGTGAACGATGGTTACGTGATGGATCATCGCGTGCACGCACCACAGATGTTTAGCGACGAGAATCCTAATGGATGTTCCATCATGTGA
- the LOC115745878 gene encoding heavy metal-associated isoprenylated plant protein 6-like isoform X1: MGEQKDGGQNDGDKKKKAAEAGATVVLKMDLHCDGCAKKVKRTVKHFDGVEDVKIDSVANKITVTGKVDPTKLRERLEEKTQKKVELVSHSASPSPPSQQPKGGGGSAEKKPESKKADESKKKKKVEGEKPKESTVVLKIGLHCAGCIKKIKKIVAKVKGVESVTVEEAKDLVILKGTMEVNGLAPYLKDKLKRNVEVAPPKKEEAATDKKDKPASAGSGGGEKKDGGNGGKKEEGKKGESNVVNVEVNKMQYGGYPEPPPPSYWNYPPMYGAGPSYITQPFQSHHVDSYYGGGYPIQAHAIPVNDGYVMDHRVHAPQMFSDENPNGCSIM, from the exons ATGGGCGAG CAAAAGGACGGCGGCCAGAACGACGgcgacaagaagaagaaggcagcGGAGGCCGGCGCCACCGTGGTGCTGAAGATGGACTTGCATTGCGACGGATGCGCCAAGAAAGTCAAGCGAACCGTCAAGCACTTCGACG GCGTTGAAGACGTGAAAATCGACAGTGTGGCCAACAAGATAACGGTTACCGGCAAAGTGGACCCCACCAAGCTACGCGAGCGCCTGGAGGAGAAGACCCAGAAGAAGGTCGAGCTCGTCTCTCACTCCGCTTCTCCCTCGCCGCCGTCGCAGCAGCCcaagggcggcggcggcagcgccGAGAAGAAACCTGAAAGCAAGAAAGCCGACGAgagtaaaaagaagaagaaggttgaaGGCGAGAAGCCCAAAGAG AGCACAGTGGTGCTGAAGATCGGCTTGCACTGTGCCGGGTGCAtcaagaagataaagaagatcGTGGCCAAGGTCAAAG GAGTGGAATCCGTGACCGTAGAGGAAGCCAAAGATCTAGTCATACTGAAAGGCACGATGGAGGTGAATGGGCTCGCGCCATACCTGAAAGACAAGCTCAAGCGGAACGTGGAAGTGGCCCCACCCAAGAAGGAAGAAGCTGCGACCGACAAGAAGGACAAGCCCGCCTCCGCTGGCAGTGGAGGCGGAGAGAAGAAGGACGGCGGCAACGGCgggaagaaggaagagggaaaGAAGGGGGAAAGCAATGTGGTCAACGTGGAGGTGAACAAAATGCAATACGGTGGGTATCCAGAGCCACCGCCGCCGTCGTATTGGAATTACCCACCGATGTATGGCGCCGGGCCCAGCTACATCACTCAGCCTTTCCAGAGCCACCACGTGGATTCATATTATGGAGGAGGGTACCCTATTCAAGCGCACGCGATTCCTGTGAACGATGGTTACGTGATGGATCATCGCGTGCACGCACCACAGATGTTTAGCGACGAGAATCCTAATGGATGTTCCATCATGTGA